In a single window of the Labeo rohita strain BAU-BD-2019 chromosome 23, IGBB_LRoh.1.0, whole genome shotgun sequence genome:
- the smim29 gene encoding small integral membrane protein 29, with translation MNITTQPPHTINGDVAVSYVLVPFFLITAIGIVAAVVLYIRRKRRIDRLRHQLLPVYTYDPTEELNEAEQEILWKEEDTKVVQGWMRTYQQRRPLLSKDPDA, from the exons ATGAACATCACCACACAGCCCCCTCACACCATCAACGGAGACGTGGCCGTCAGCTACGTGCTGGTCCCCTTCTTCCTCATCACTGCCATTGGGATTGTTGCAGCAGTG GTGTTGTACATAAGGAGGAAACGGAG GATTGATAGGTTGCGGCATCAGCTGCTTCCAGTTTACACTTATGACCCAACTGAAGAGCTGAACGAGGCAGAACAGGAAATCCTTTGGAAAGAGGAAGACACAAAG GTGGTCCAGGGTTGGATGAGGACGTATCAGCAGCGCAGACCCCTGCTTTCAAAAGATCCTGATGCATGA